A single Vidua chalybeata isolate OUT-0048 chromosome 37 unlocalized genomic scaffold, bVidCha1 merged haplotype SUPER_37_unloc_2, whole genome shotgun sequence DNA region contains:
- the LOC128782751 gene encoding DNA-directed RNA polymerase II subunit RPB1 isoform X1, giving the protein MDLRCAKVCPNGSQVCPGMPRCISGVFQVYLRCTQVYPRCIPMDLSCTQVYPNGCQVYPGAPRCIPGVSQVYPNGSQVYPGVSQVHPGVSQVYPRCTQVHSGVSQVYPGAPRCIPGVSQVHPGVSQVYPRCIPGAPRCIQVYPGVSQVYPGVSQVYPGAPRCAQVYPRYTQVYLRCVPMDPRFIQVCSGVSQVHSGVSQVYPRCTQVCPGVSQVHPGVSQVYPRCTQVYPGVSQVHPGVSQVHPGAPRCIPGVSQVYPRCAPGVSRCIQVYPRCAQVYPRFIQVYPRCTQVHPGVSQVRYLQAVEAAQLAEDLRAQGEHVQARLRELQVCHRCDTGVTQV; this is encoded by the exons ATGGATCTCAGGTGTGCCAAGGTGTGTCCCAATGgatcccaggtgtgcccaggtatgcccaggtgtatctcaggtgtatttcaggtgtatctcaggtgcactcaggtgtatcccaggtgtatcccaaTGGATCTCAGTTGCACTCAGGTGTATCCCAATGGATGCCAGGTTTAtccaggtgcgcccaggtgtatcccaggtgtatcccaggtgtatcccaaTGGATCCCAGGTTTatccaggtgtatcccaggtgcacccaggtgtatcccaggtgtatcccaggtgcaCTCAGGTGCActcaggtgtatcccaggttTATCCAGGTGcacccaggtgtatcccaggtgtatcccaggtgcaCCCAGGcgtatcccaggtgtatcccaggtgtatcccaggtgcacccaggtgtatccaggtgtatccaggtgtatcccaggtttatccaggtgtatcccaggttTATCCAGGTGcacccag gtgtgcccaggtgtatcccaggtacactcaggtgtatctcaggtgtgtCCCAATGGATCCCAGGTTTatccaggtgtgctcaggtgtatctcaggtgcactcaggtgtatcccaggtgtatcccaggtgcacccaggtgtgcccaggtgtatcccaggtgcacccaggtgtatcccaggtgtatcccaggtgcacccaggtgtatccaggtgtatcccaggtgcacccaggtgtatcccaggtgcaCCCAGGTGCACCgaggtgtatcccaggtgtatctcaggtgtatcccaggtgtgccccaggtgtatccaggtgtatccaggtgtatcccaggtgcgctcaggtgtatcccaggtttatccaggtgtatcccaggtgcacccaggtgcacccaggtgtatcccaggtgcgTTACCTGCAGGCGGTGGAGGCGGCCCAGCTGGCCGAGGACCTGCGGGCGCAGGGCGAGCACGTGCAGGCGCGGCTGCGGGAGCTGCAG gtgtgccacaggtgtgacacaggtgtgacacaggtgtga
- the LOC128782751 gene encoding uncharacterized protein LOC128782751 isoform X2 has translation MDPRCAQVCPGVSQVYFRCISGALRCIPGVSQWISVALRCIPMDARFIQVRPGVSQVYPRCIPMDPRFIQVYPRCTQVYPRCIPGALRCTQVYPRFIQVHPGVSQVYPRCTQAYPRCIPGVSQVHPGVSRCIQVYPRFIQVYPRFIQVHPGVPRCIPGTLRCISGVSQWIPGLSRCAQVYLRCTQVYPRCIPGAPRCAQVYPRCTQVYPRCIPGAPRCIQVYPRCTQVYPRCTQVHRGVSQVYLRCIPGVPQVYPGVSRFIQVYPRCTQVHPGVSQVRYLQAVEAAQLAEDLRAQGEHVQARLRELQVCHRCDTGVTQV, from the exons ATGgatcccaggtgtgcccaggtatgcccaggtgtatctcaggtgtatttcaggtgtatctcaggtgcactcaggtgtatcccaggtgtatcccaaTGGATCTCAGTTGCACTCAGGTGTATCCCAATGGATGCCAGGTTTAtccaggtgcgcccaggtgtatcccaggtgtatcccaggtgtatcccaaTGGATCCCAGGTTTatccaggtgtatcccaggtgcacccaggtgtatcccaggtgtatcccaggtgcaCTCAGGTGCActcaggtgtatcccaggttTATCCAGGTGcacccaggtgtatcccaggtgtatcccaggtgcaCCCAGGcgtatcccaggtgtatcccaggtgtatcccaggtgcacccaggtgtatccaggtgtatccaggtgtatcccaggtttatccaggtgtatcccaggttTATCCAGGTGcacccag gtgtgcccaggtgtatcccaggtacactcaggtgtatctcaggtgtgtCCCAATGGATCCCAGGTTTatccaggtgtgctcaggtgtatctcaggtgcactcaggtgtatcccaggtgtatcccaggtgcacccaggtgtgcccaggtgtatcccaggtgcacccaggtgtatcccaggtgtatcccaggtgcacccaggtgtatccaggtgtatcccaggtgcacccaggtgtatcccaggtgcaCCCAGGTGCACCgaggtgtatcccaggtgtatctcaggtgtatcccaggtgtgccccaggtgtatccaggtgtatccag gtttatccaggtgtatcccaggtgcacccaggtgcacccaggtgtatcccaggtgcgTTACCTGCAGGCGGTGGAGGCGGCCCAGCTGGCCGAGGACCTGCGGGCGCAGGGCGAGCACGTGCAGGCGCGGCTGCGGGAGCTGCAG gtgtgccacaggtgtgacacaggtgtgacacaggtgtga